From a single Bufo bufo chromosome 9, aBufBuf1.1, whole genome shotgun sequence genomic region:
- the PDHB gene encoding pyruvate dehydrogenase E1 component subunit beta, mitochondrial, whose protein sequence is MAALRRLLCGGKSHVSVLLRREFHKSSPAALQVTVRDALNQALDEEIERDERVFLLGEEVAQYDGAYKVSRGLWKKYGDKRIMDTPISEMGFAGIAVGAAMAGLRPICEFMTFNFSMQAIDQVINSAAKTYYMSAGRVSVPIVFRGPNGASAGVAAQHSQCFAAWYGHCPGLKVLSPWSAEDARGLLKAAIRDDNPVVMLENELMYGVPFELSEEVLSKDFVVPIGKAKIERQGSQLTLVSHSRSVGHCLEAASVLAKEGIDCEVVNLRTIRPMDTETIEASVMKTNHLVTVEGGWPQFGIGSEICAKIMEGPAFNYLDSPVFRVTGADVPMPYAKILEDNCIPQVKDIIFAVKKTLNVI, encoded by the exons ATGGCGGCGCTGAGGAGACTGCTCTGCGGTGGGAAG AGCCATGTATCCGTCCTCCTCCGGAGAGAATTTCACAAGAGCTCGCCTGCCGCCCTTCAG GTCACCGTGCGGGACGCCTTAAACCAGGCTTTGGATGAAGAGATAGAAAGAGATGAAAGAGTGTTTCTGTTGGGCGAGGAGGTTGCACAATATGACGGCGCCTATaag GTCAGCAGAGGTCTTTGGAAAAAGTATGGTGATAAAAGGATTATGGATACCCCTATATCGGAG ATGGGATTTGCTGGGATTgctgttggtgctgctatg gctgGATTGAGGCCAATCTGCGAGTTCATGACTTTCAACTTTTCCATGCAAGCCATTGATCAAGTCATTAACTCTGCTGCTAAAACCTATTACATGTCTGCGGGCCGTGTGTCTGTCCCAATTGTGTTCCGGGGCCCAAATGGCGCGTCAGCTGGCGTTGCAGCCCAACACTCCcaatgctttgcggcctggtacgGACACTGCCCTGGATTGAAGGTGCTGAGCCCCTGGAGTGCTGAAGATGCTAGAGGTCTTCTGAAAGCTGCAATCCGAGATGATAACCCAG TGGTCATGCTAGAGAATGAGTTGATGTATGGTGTCCCCTTCGAACTATCTGAAGAAGTCCTATCAAAAGACTTTGTTGTCCCCATTGGAAAGGCAAAGATAGAGCGACAAG GTAGTCAGCTCACTCTGGTTTCCCATTCCCGGTCTGTGGGTCATTGTCTAGAGGCTGCCAGTGTGCTCGCGAAAGAGGGAATCGATTGTGAG GTTGTCAATTTGCGCACAATCCGACCCATGGACACTGAAACAATTGAGGCCAGTGTAATGAAGACAAACCATCTAGTGACTGTAGAAGGAGGGTGGCCACAATTTGGAATAGGATCAGAAATCTGCGCTAAGATCATGGAAG GACCTGCGTTCAATTACTTGGATTCCCCTGTGTTCCGTGTGACTGGTGCCGATGTTCCGATGCCTTATGCCAAGATATTGGAGGATAATTGCATACCACAAGTGAAGGACATTATATTTGCTGTTAAAAAGACCCTTAATGTTATCTAG
- the KCTD6 gene encoding BTB/POZ domain-containing protein KCTD6, giving the protein MHSAAFKRRVHSKHQSFDQMDNGDWGYVTTDPVTLNVGGHVYTTSLSTLTRYPDSMLGAMFRGDFPTARDSQGNYFIDRDGSLFRYVLNFLRTSELTVPVDFKEFDLLRREADFYQIEPLIQCLNDPKPLYPTDTFEEVVELSSTRKLSKYSNPVAVIITQLTITTKVHALLEGIANHFTKWNKHMMDTRDCQVSFTFGPCDYHQEVSLRVHLMEYITKQGFAIRNTRVHHMSERANENTVEHNWTFCRLARKTDD; this is encoded by the exons ATGCATTCCGCGGCATTCAAGCGTCGGGTTCATTCCAAGCATCAGTCATTTGATCAAATGGATAATGGAGACTGGGGATACGTG ACGACCGATCCAGTCACGCTCAATGTTGGGGGCCACGTGTACACGACCTCACTCTCAACACTAACTCGTTATCCGGATTCCATGTTGGGTGCTATGTTTCGGGGTGACTTCCCCACTGCTAGAGACTCCCAGGGCAATTACTTTATTGACCGCGACGGATCCCTTTTCCGCTATGTGTTGAACTTTCTACGGACATCAGAACTTACTGTTCCCGTAGACTTCAAGGAGTTTGATCTGCTGCGGAGAGAAGCCGATTTTTATCAGATTGAACCTTTAATACAATGTCTTAATGACCCCAAACCTTTATACCCTACGGACACTTTCGAAGAAGTCGTGGAGCTGTCTAGTACAAGGAAACTGTCAAAGTATTCCAACCCGGTGGCGGTAATCATCACTCAGCTTACCATCACCACCAAGGTGCATGCGCTGCTGGAGGGCATCGCCAACCATTTCACGAAATGGAACAAGCACATGATGGACACCCGGGATTGCCAGGTCTCCTTTACTTTTGGGCCGTGCGATTACCACCAGGAGGTCTCCCTTAGAGTCCACCTTATGGAGTACATAACCAAGCAAGGTTTTGCCATCCGAAACACCCGGGTCCACCACATGAGCGAAAGGGCCAACGAGAACACCGTGGAACATAACTGGACTTTTTGCAGACTAGCTAGGAAGACAGACGACTGA